The following are encoded in a window of Salinigranum halophilum genomic DNA:
- a CDS encoding phosphoadenosine phosphosulfate reductase family protein, producing MTSLDHVAVDYEFGAGQTAADYPTLEEKLEVAADVTRTALEQYERPAVMWTGGKDSTLVLYVVREVAADLGVPVPPVVYIEHFEGLDDVRDFVDHWVDEWDLDLVVARNEDFFEHGWAFGDEVRVDELNEQNRRELDRIEFEGETMVVDPDSFEGNHLLKTIALNNAIVEYDFDGVFSGVRWDEQASRAKETFFSPRHDAEKYPPHDRVNPILQFTEADLWEAFWHFVVPDSVDEFPAGHAPQSRTDLPDGVALDDIPVPEKYFEGFRSLGTETGSERSDDRPAWVQDLEHTTERAGRAQDKENLMERLRDLGYM from the coding sequence ATGACCTCCTTAGACCACGTCGCCGTGGATTACGAGTTCGGTGCTGGCCAGACGGCTGCGGACTATCCGACCCTCGAGGAGAAACTCGAGGTCGCCGCCGACGTCACTCGCACGGCGCTCGAACAGTACGAACGCCCCGCGGTCATGTGGACCGGTGGGAAGGACTCGACGCTCGTGCTCTACGTCGTCCGCGAGGTGGCCGCCGACCTCGGTGTTCCGGTGCCGCCGGTCGTCTACATCGAGCACTTCGAGGGTCTCGACGACGTCCGGGACTTCGTCGACCACTGGGTCGACGAGTGGGACCTCGACCTCGTCGTCGCCCGCAACGAGGACTTCTTCGAGCACGGCTGGGCGTTCGGCGACGAGGTTCGAGTCGACGAACTGAACGAGCAGAACCGCCGCGAACTCGACCGCATCGAGTTTGAGGGAGAGACGATGGTCGTCGATCCCGACTCGTTCGAGGGTAACCACCTGCTGAAGACCATCGCGCTCAACAACGCCATCGTCGAGTACGACTTCGACGGCGTGTTCTCGGGCGTCCGCTGGGACGAGCAGGCCTCCCGCGCGAAAGAGACGTTCTTCTCCCCCCGGCACGACGCCGAGAAGTACCCGCCACACGACCGCGTCAACCCCATCCTCCAGTTCACGGAGGCCGACCTCTGGGAGGCGTTCTGGCACTTCGTCGTCCCCGATTCGGTTGACGAGTTCCCCGCCGGCCACGCCCCACAGTCGCGGACGGACCTCCCGGACGGGGTCGCCCTCGACGACATCCCAGTGCCCGAGAAGTACTTCGAGGGCTTCCGGTCGCTCGGCACCGAGACCGGCTCGGAGCGGTCCGACGACCGCCCCGCGTGGGTGCAGGACCTCGAGCACACCACCGAACGCGCCGGCCGCGCCCAGGACAAGGAGAACCTCATGGAGCGCCTCCGCGACCTGGGCTACATGTGA